aaatctgacatggaataaaaatgtttatcaggtcaagatctatctgccctgaaattttcagatgaatcggtcaatcggttgttgggttgctgcccctgaattggtaattttgaggaaattttgctgtttttggttattatcttgaatattattatagatagagataaactgtaaacagcaataatgttcagcaaagtaagatctacaaataagtcaacatgaactaaatggtcagttgacctgtttaggagttattgccctttatagtcaatttttaaccatttttcgtaaattaaagtaatcttttacaaaaatcttctcctctgaaactactgggccaaattaatccaaacttggccacaatcatctttggggtatctagttaaaaaaatgtgtggcgtgacctggtcaaccaactaagatggccgccacggctaaaaatagaacataggggtaaaatgcagtttttggcttataactcaaaaaccaaagcattttgaggaaatctgacatgggatcaaaatgtttatcaggtcaagatctatctgccctgcaaTTTTCAGTTGAATCAGTAATcactgaattagtaattttgaggaaattttgctgtttttggttattatcttgaatattattatagatagagataaactgtaaacatcaattatGTTCAGcgaagtaagatctacaaataagtcaacatgacctaaatggtcaattgaccccttaaggagttattgccctttatagtcaatttttaacaatttcattaatttggtaaatttatgtaaattgttaaaaatatagttctctgttactaatgggcaaagttcatgatagatataattgtaagaagcaaaatcattcagtaaagtaagaaattcaaacacatcaccatcaccaaaatacaactttgtcatgaatccatttgtgtcctttgtttaatatgcacatagaccaaggtgagcgacacaggctctttagagcctctagtttataatagttataaaaaaattattaccaATAATAGATTATTGTTGCACCATATGGGGTTTTACCGCAAATTGAAACATTGAGCGGATTCATAAACTACAAAAGCGCGCAGCaagattaattttgaagaaGCCTTTTGATTATCCATCAATATCAATTTAATTGGATGACCATTTTTACTcggataaaatattttcaagccattttaatgtttaaatgtatGAATGGACTAGCGCCAGATTATCTTACAAGTAAATTTACTGCGTGCAGTGATCTATATAGTTAGTCTCTTAGGTCAACAACATCTGGACATCTTCATGTACCAAGGCCAAAGTCTGAATACATCAAAAAGCCTTTTCAATATTCTGGTCTAATCATTTGGAATAATTTGCCAAATGATATAAAGGATTTAAGACATGTATATAGAAAGCTTTAAGATGAAATGTGCTAATCTctttatcataaaacaaaatgagtagACAAACTTTTTTAGGACATTCAGATCATCGGATTTGGAGGGTAGCTAGCATATCAGAACATCGGATTTTATGAGATTGAATACTcttcagccattttaaaaaggggggtcccaacaCAGGATAAAGGGGGTGTTTCCAActtatgtccccattcaaatgcatcgatcatctaaaaaaagggggcatTCAAGGGGTgacccctctggatccgccattACATTGTATCTCTAGATCTACATTCATGACATTGCAGACTTCAATCCACAATATGAATCTTTTCATTCTGTTTGTTAATATGGATAACCAGCTTTTAAATGTTGATTAATTATCCTCCCTCAGTGGAAAAGTGGTTTATggtttattgatattttataacttttctcTTTGCTTTTTCAGTGTCCACATACAGTATTTTACAGCAAATTTACCAGAGAAGTTCCATATAAGAAAGTTGGTAGACCTCAAAATGTATCTGAACTGATAAGACAGGCTATTGATGGTTTTGAAGATGTCACATTTGTACCCTATCGTTTGATTGGCTATTGTTTGGGACGTTCATTTACTCAGTCTTCCATTGAAATAGAACCAGTTGATGGACAAGTTAAAAACAAAggcatacatacatatatatcagtCCCAGCTGCAGAAGGATTCCATTCAATCTTTAAAGATGGATTTGAACGACTGCAACAAAGTATTGATGGGAATATTAGTAGTTCTGATACAGAATCTTCAAATAAGGACAATTTGGAGGATTCAATCAGTGATTTAAAGGCTGGATTTCTTAGGAAAATAGGTATATGTAAATCTTGCGAGTCCTCATGTAACTAAGATAGTTTTTATATGACAGCAGAACAAATTTTGGGATcttataatggtatgatgttgcTGTCGTCTGCATGGTTGTCTTCGTCTTCTGTGTTGTCCAAAGCCATATTGTGAATGAATTTCTTCGACATTTCACAAGAAGGTTCAATATCATAAAAGggaggttgggattgattttagggatgatggtcccaaccgtttaggaattaggggcccaaaataagcatttttctactTTCAGGATAATTAAACTTGTGTATATGTGTTTCAATTGCTTTGAAATTGTTCCACAATGTCTAataccacaagtagaaggtttggattcatTTCGGGGGTTATGGTACCAACAGTCATTTGACAGTTTAGGAATTTAAAAGAgccaaaaagggtccaaaacgaacatttttgtagtttctagACAATAACTTGTATGTAAGAGTATGCATCTATCTAACTTTGCACCAtaaggttccatatcacaaaagGAAGGCTTGGATTGTTTTTGGGGGTTATTGAACCACTCATGCAGGAATTAAGTGCAAAAATGTACCAAAAACAAGCATATATGTCTAGTTTCAAGATAACAAcatgtgtttaagtgtatggatctctctgaaattctactacaaggttccatacttCAAAGGAAAGACAGGGATGGGATGTGGGGGTAATTGCTCTAAGGGGGGGTTCAAAAAGTTTTTGGGAttccaattttaatttaaggggttcaatatattttttaaattttaataaagtttaaagAAGTAATCtctaattgcacagtattgcacaatagattTTAAGATCTTGGTATTTGTTTTGCGtcagaaatgtcaaaaatttgataacaatCCTAATTCAGATAGTATGATATCAaacttgaatattgtgtccaaatttgGCCCAACTGTTCAaggttcaacctctgcagtcGCATTTGGCTGCGCTCAgtgaaacattttattatttgatcatGAATCAGTAttaaacaaggttaagttttgtgGTCAAGTCAATATATTCCTGTTTCctacttttaatgtttttggcAAGAAATAAAGCAGATTAACAGTTTTTattacttaatataaaaaaaaagatgtggtatgattgccagtgagacaactgtccacaagagaccaaaatgacacagatattaacaactatatataggtcaccgtacggccttcaacatgttaaactatatatattagtgttgtcaaatcgtatacttttgcctaaccggttactcggataatcgttcgaccaattaaccggttaaccggtataGTTTAAATTGGGGTTTGAAAGACTTATCAATATAGTCCCTACACATAGATattagatgtggtatgagtgtcaatttgacaagctttcatccaagtcataaatTTACCCTTTTAGAATTGAATATTGTCTTTTGGCATTATAAGGCTTGTCTTTGATGATTCCTGGcgaagtttgacttttaataatcaaatacacCGTATCAACAATCGCTTCTGTACCAACttcatattgaaaaattaaaaaaaaatttcttgaTCTCGTAGAATTGACTATGTCTGAAACCGATTTCCTTTTCTCTTGTTGTCTCCGAAAATAATGTGgagtgtttcaatttgaaatgattaattataaaaaaagatgtgatgtgattgacaatgagacaactctcctcaagagaccaaaatgagacagaaattaaatactttaagtcaccgtacgacctGTTTCTTACACAAAATTAGATCAAAAACGAACTAATGAAGTAAATCGTAAAATTTAATCGcattactgatttaaagttactgttaaaaaaccatgtttactaattatgtttctttaagaTCCTGCCCCGAGCTGAGAGACAAgttctaattaattttatgtttttaggattaacaatagcaatcaatatactggacaattgatctgtcTAATTAGTTACCACGacgacattttttaaataaaacataactatttaatgatttcaatacacatttatataaaatctaccaaaattgaaaaaaagtccggttaaccggttagcgattttggtattcggtattcggtcgttcgaccggttaaccggttaaccgttgacaacactaatatatatcatataattgtgtaaatatgttttatgtttcagatttaaattttattatcttggtctgaattatctccccttatacTTCTTGAAGTTATTCAAAAATTTACGTAAGttacattattgctattttgtgcattttgcccttgatcttttttgtgataattttcttATCATACTACTTGCTTGAGATGGAatattatcgctagaaactaagtaAGCATGTGGCGTGCTGATggaattgacatgaaattgacaacgtcgtcataggtaaaatagcaataaatagATTAtctttgtcatctcaactcccgTAACGGCTCAAGCGAaaaatcaatcttgttgagatgatcaacgataacaTTTAATTATTCTAATAAAAGGCTTAaaggtgtgagccaaggctccgtgttgaaggccgtactttaacctataatggtttactttttaaatatattgttatttggatggagagttgtctcattggcactcacaccacatcttcctatatctattaaaatattGCTAATTTTATCAACATTATGCAAAATATTGTaccataaataaaattatcCTTTTCAGATTTCCATGAAAAGTGTTTGCAGGATATAAAGGACATACCTTGGCATATTCAAGAACCAGAAATGTTTGTCACAGAACTTTTAGCCAATCATCTGTTTTCAAAACTAACAATGTCATCTGTTGTCATAGCAAAAGATAACTGTACAAAGATATCCAAATGTCCCTGCAGTAGATGTAATGATAATATACAGTTTAATAATTTTGGAATTGGTAAGTGtgggtttttgttttatttgtttcactTGTTACCATGGTTACAGATGTTTGTggacaaaacaaattataacaaCATGTTCAAttacaagacaagacaagaaaATTTATCACAACTTAGGCACATGTATGATGCTACAAGATGATAACAATTATACATTAACAATTACTTATATACTTATACTTTTACAAGAAAGACACACAATACATTAATAATTGATATCATacaataaaactgaaaaatatttggttgatttGTTTGCAAAATTCTTAATTGTTGGCTAAGGAAAACATATAAAGTATCAAGTTATGAGTAATTTTGAGAAACAAGCatttttgtgagagaaaaaaactcAGAGTTCTAGATAAAAAATCTATATGAGGCATTGCATATTAAAATCTATGCATCATAAACAGACAATGGACTTTTCCTGTGCATTTTACAATCATTCATACCAGttaaataaaaagtcaaataatcATGAGTTTTATATACCCTTTTATACCTTGGTATACATTCTAACTTTTCAAAGACTAGTGTGAATGAATCTTTGGTATCCTTTAACTCTTTTTATGCTCCAGTCATAGCAGAAGGGgtattaagttttacccttgtgcATATGTCTGTACGTCTGTACATCCCAAAGTTGGTTTATGTTCTCTTTACATTAGTTTGGCCCGATCAactgttatgaaacttatacacaatgttgaTTACCTAATAATGTAGATCAAGGTCCAAATTGGGTGGCTTAAATTCTACCATtgtagagttatgcccctttataaacataaaaagtgCTTCATGTTTGCCTtaactaaatgttatgaaacttttacacaatgcttattgccacaaaacacagatcaagtttcaGTTTTGGTGGCATTATTATAACTGTTATTAAGATATGTCCCTCTACAAATGGAaacatttctgatttttttcatttctgttcTCTATCTTAAGTTTTCCTCAACCCAATggtatgaaacttatacacaatgcttgttTCCACATAATACAGTTCAAGTACAAAGGACAAGGTACCATAAGGCCTGTTTTGCCCCCCATCCCCCCTATTTTCTCATTttccaaattttgttttttaaagctacttatgttaaaatattccaTAATGCTTGAAATTTGCTAGGATGAACTTCAAAACCACTAATTTTAGGAACTACAGGTGAGGGGGTAAACTCTctgttattattcaaatattgtaattattattcaCTTTTCTGGTGTTTTGTACAACAACTATTAGTTTTTAAGTGCCTGTGCCAACGTTACCCAGTAACGTTTTTATGCAAATGTCATTAGAATTTTGTTGTTGTCTAAATCGATGTAATTTTCTCCAGGTCACGTGGACGAACTCTATTAGATTTTAAGAAACAATgaccaaaattgtgattttccatttttttgcatttttgatgTACGTCCTTTAACCTCCTAACCTCAcctaaatttttttaaatcaatggtTTTGAAGTTCAGGCAAACAAACTTCAAACCTAAGGGAATATTTTAAAGTGAAAAGTAGcttgaaaaatgagaaaatagggGGACATTATAAACACCTGTGTTCCATAGATACATTCTCCATTTATTTCAccatgatatgatttttctctACAGGAAGTGAATGGCTTTGGTATGGGGCGCCTGATATTGTTGTTTACAAAAGTGAGGAGGAAATAAACAGTATAGCATTACCAAATTCAAATGAAGACGAAAGAGAGGACaaggaaataataaaagagTTAGATTTTGAAGAACAGCAGATACTGAAAGTTCAGAAACAGTCGGAGATATTGAGATATCCCAGTAACGTATCAAAATTTGTGGCTCATGTCattacattttcatattatcaAAAGGCTTTCCAACATAGACATaggaacatagaaaatttacaaaaaaatgtttctcttGTGCCACTAATTGCCATAAATGGAAACTTTTTTGATGTCTATTTGTATGATTGTGAAAAAGATATCTTGCTAAGGAATGCAAATCAGATTTCGTTGTGGAATGAACCTGAGTTTAAATGTTCAGCTGATTTTGAGTTTCCAGAACCGACACTCAATTTGTCATCTGTACTTATGATGTGGATGATGATgaatcatttgaaaattatgCCTAGTCTTTCGGACGAGACAGTTCTTAGACTAAAAAGGTCATGTGGTCTTGATTTGTCTGTTGAACTACGGAAAGCAATTGGAAAAACAGTCAAACTTAAGAAGAATTTTTATCCATTGCAATCAAGTGGTAGTGAGGTTATTGAACCGTATTTCAGTCAGAGGTGGAAAGTTGAAAGTCAATAGTAGACAATGAAAAAATCCaagatatactttttttaaataaaaatgtatacatactaTGTAGCATTTCAAGTTGAGACTAGGTTTTTAGTAGCTGTAAAAGTCAAAAACAGTTTGTTCACATGAGCTGactaattgtttttcaaaatttttaaaatatgcctctgggtgcaggaatttctcgctacattgaagacctgttggtgaccttctgctgttgttttttatttggtcgggttgttgtctctttgacacattccccatttccattctcaattttattgttaattcaaaaattattccTAGGTCTTTGGACTAGTAGTCAGAAGAGTTTTAAGTACATACTGTAATTGGTGTTACAGATTTATCCtgtttatatgaaaattttTGACATAGGGATAGAAATCTTGTGGCAGAggtgttagctaacttcttaaaagctttatattttggaaggtggaagacctggaccCTTCACACTTTGTATGtcgatgcctcatgttacgaagttccTGTCAATCACAattccaatgtccttgacctcattttcatggttcagtaacTACTtggaaaaagtttttttttttttggaaatgttAAATTCTGtcttattaacatgattaataggataaatatatttgttatgtgggtaccttgcaaggtcctcatgcctgtcagacagttttcacttgaccgaGACCTCATTTCATTGGTCAGTGAACAAGGTAAAtatttggtggtcaagtccatatctcagatactataagcaatatgtcgagtatattcagtgtatggacAGAATGtatatgtccaactggcaggtgtcatctgaccttgacctcagtttcatggttcagtggttatagttaagtttttttgctttggtctgtttttcttatactgtatgctataggtctactatatttggtatatggaatgATTCAATCATTGTAGTGTGTGCATGTTTAGCTTGCAGGTTTCATTTGACtttgacctaaatggtcaaagttaagtttttgactttttttctaatactatatgcaataagtcaaatttatttggtgtatggaaatattttatgacctGAAAGTCAGCCGTGCAGGGTATATTTGCCCTTGACTTCATTTTTGTGGTATGTTGCTCAGTTTTAGGTTTTTGGTTTGGTCTGTCTTtcttaaattataaacaaaaggtcaactatatttgttgtatggaagaattatTTGatgtacatagatataggaagatgtggtgtgagtgccaatgagacaactctccatccaaataacaatttaaaaattaaaccattataggttaaagtacggccttcaacacggagccttggctcacaccgaacaacaagctataaagctGTCTGGCATGTCATTGTTCATTagtcaatgtttagtttatatgacagttgtaataaaactttttttaggactatcaacataatagcaatgattagtaaagaaggcgaaacatttcagcatgtgcactcttgttgtttttatagatgAATGAAAAGacatgaaaaaaagataaaagtacTAATAATTTATTGTTGTCATGGAAACAAGTGTATTTTGGAAATTACTAATTTCTAGTTtgttgaattttatataaaaaaaacccacccaaaACACTTATTTAAAATTCCTTTCACATGACTTTTCCATTAAAGAATGTGTCATATTTGCTCATCTGTTCTGGGTTCAAGTTATACAGGAAagtaaatagaacataggggtaaaaggcatatttatattattttggcTAATATCTCTAAAACCAAAGAGCCAATCTGACAGGTAagaattgttaatcaggtcaagatctatctgccctgaaattttcagacaaatggGACAAACCCCGAAATTGAGTTGCTGCCCCcgattagtaattttaaggaatgtTTGCAGTTTTAATTATACGAccgtaaaaattgaaaaaatttggtcgtatattggtacatgtatgacATTGACATTGCCATCATGGATGTAGTCCGAAGACAtatggttttcgcactataactttagtacaagtaagaagaaatctatgaaatttgaacacaaaGTCTATGACCATAataggaaggttgggattgagtttgggagttttgatcccaacagtttaggaataaggggccaaaaagtggcacaaataagcattttcttggttttcgcactccaactttagtataagaaaatagaaatttatgaaatttaaacataaagtttatgaccacaaaaggaatgTTGGGATCGATtattggagttttggtcccaacagaaaaaaaaggtcccaaataagcatttttcttgggtttggcacaataactttagtataagtaaatagaaatctatgaaattttaacacaagggttatgaccacaaaaggaaggttgggattgattttggtagttttggtccaaacagattagaaaaaaaggttcaaaatgaaactttgtttgatttgtgaattcataaaaaaatgaattattggggttctttgatattccaaatctaacagtgtatttagattcttaatttttggtcctgtttttaaattggtctacatgaaggtccaaagggtccaaacttagtttaattttaacaaaaaaataaattcttggagttctttgatatgctaaatctaaCCATGTACTTAAGATTTTTCATTGTAGACCCAGTTTTTAAGTTGATctaaatcggggtccaaaattaaacttagtttgatttcaacaaaaattgaatatattggGTTCTTCAATaagctgaatctaaccatgtatttagatttttatacgactgcaaaaattgaaaatattttggtcGTATACTGGTATCAcattgtcgtcgtcgtcgtcatcgtcatcgtcgTTGATTTTGGGTGTTTTAGTCCCAAcaaattaggggccaaaagtatttaaaattaaactttgtttgatttcaacaagaaatgaattattggggttcttcaatatgctgaaacatttagatttttatttagacctggttatcaaattggtccacattgaggtcttaAGGttataaaattgaacattatttaatttcataaaaaattgaattctttgggttctatgatatgctgaatctaaccatgtatttaaattttggatATTGTACCATAATAGGTGAATgtcaaatttagattttttaagttaaagatcttagaccacattcattctgtgacagaaacctatgttgtgtcaactatttaatcacaatccaatttcagagctgtatcaagcatatatgttgtgtccatacttccCCAAACTGTTCAgcgttcgacctctgcggtcatataaagctgcgccctgctgagcatctggttggtttttatcttgtatatcattatagatagagataacctgtaaacagcaataatgttcagcaaagtaatatctacaaataagtcagcatgacaaaattgtcagttgacccattaaggagttattgcccttagtagtttatttttaaaccatttaaaaaaaaatgtaatttaaaaaaaaaaatcttttcctctgaaccaaacttggcaaccATCATCTTAAGGGTACATAGTTTCAATAATGTGTCCAATGACCTTGTCCAcgaaccaagatgaccgccatggctaaaaatagtactttggggttaaatacatttttagctcatctggcctaaaaggccaagtgagcttttgtcatcacttggcgtccgtcgttgttgtccgtcatccgtcgtcgtcgtccgtcatcgttaatttttacaaaaatgttctcctctgaaactactgagccaaattaaaccaaacttggccataatcatcattagggtatctagtttaaaaaaatgtgtccggtgatccggccaaccaaccaagatggccgcc
The nucleotide sequence above comes from Mytilus trossulus isolate FHL-02 chromosome 5, PNRI_Mtr1.1.1.hap1, whole genome shotgun sequence. Encoded proteins:
- the LOC134718668 gene encoding uncharacterized protein LOC134718668, which produces MEGKGHHLLKTVVKKCPHTVFYSKFTREVPYKKVGRPQNVSELIRQAIDGFEDVTFVPYRLIGYCLGRSFTQSSIEIEPVDGQVKNKGIHTYISVPAAEGFHSIFKDGFERLQQSIDGNISSSDTESSNKDNLEDSISDLKAGFLRKIDFHEKCLQDIKDIPWHIQEPEMFVTELLANHLFSKLTMSSVVIAKDNCTKISKCPCSRCNDNIQFNNFGIGSEWLWYGAPDIVVYKSEEEINSIALPNSNEDEREDKEIIKELDFEEQQILKVQKQSEILRYPSNVSKFVAHVITFSYYQKAFQHRHRNIENLQKNVSLVPLIAINGNFFDVYLYDCEKDILLRNANQISLWNEPEFKCSADFEFPEPTLNLSSVLMMWMMMNHLKIMPSLSDETVLRLKRSCGLDLSVELRKAIGKTVKLKKNFYPLQSSGSEVIEPYFSQRWKVESQ